Proteins encoded in a region of the Brevefilum fermentans genome:
- the mreC gene encoding rod shape-determining protein MreC, translating to MKFLNSKNIQTLIIFIAVGGLLFLALSGYLTPVFNLSVNPLISLQSWISVRYLSARDFLTTPRDITVLQEQNALLESQLTQLQTQLIVMEERLGEAQVCFALLDFGRTNPQYNYIAATVIGREISPFLQYIIIDRGTNHGVLYGMPVVTQQGLVGRVDAVIAGAARVKLITDSTSVVNIRLKSAGIEAQLVGSLTGDVSLDMIPLDVFVDPGDVVLTSGLGGNFPPNIFVGQVLSTQRRENALFQTASVQPIVDFESINAVLVVSDFESVDINPLIPEPEQ from the coding sequence ATGAAATTCCTTAATTCGAAAAACATACAAACACTCATCATTTTTATTGCAGTCGGCGGGCTTTTATTCCTTGCTCTGAGTGGGTATTTGACACCAGTTTTTAATTTGTCGGTCAATCCTTTGATCTCACTGCAAAGTTGGATTTCAGTGCGTTACCTCTCAGCTCGAGACTTTCTAACCACACCTCGAGATATCACGGTATTGCAGGAGCAGAATGCCCTGCTCGAATCTCAACTCACACAACTCCAAACCCAGTTGATTGTCATGGAAGAGCGGCTCGGTGAGGCGCAGGTGTGTTTTGCCCTGCTTGATTTTGGTCGGACAAATCCTCAATATAATTACATTGCTGCCACTGTGATCGGCAGAGAAATAAGCCCCTTCTTGCAATACATCATCATTGATCGCGGCACCAATCATGGTGTGTTATACGGCATGCCAGTAGTCACTCAGCAAGGACTGGTTGGGCGCGTTGATGCGGTGATTGCCGGAGCTGCTCGCGTTAAACTGATCACAGATTCAACTTCTGTTGTGAATATCCGCCTGAAGTCTGCCGGGATTGAAGCACAATTGGTCGGGTCATTGACCGGGGATGTATCCTTAGATATGATCCCCCTGGATGTGTTTGTGGATCCAGGAGATGTTGTGCTAACTTCCGGACTTGGGGGGAATTTTCCCCCCAACATTTTCGTAGGTCAGGTGCTTTCGACCCAACGTCGCGAAAATGCTTTGTTTCAAACGGCATCTGTACAACCTATCGTTGATTTCGAAAGCATTAATGCTGTTTTGGTTGTCTCTGATTTTGAATCTGTGGATATCAATCCACTTATACCGGAGCCAGAACAATGA
- the mreB gene encoding rod shape-determining protein, with amino-acid sequence MAFSPFNWFWGLFSLDIGIDLGTANTLIYIRGKGVVINEPSWVAIEKRTRDPIAIGAQAKAMVGRTPVNVVSLRPLRDGVISEYDITQALLEYFIGKAHQQSIVPLPKPRVVVGIPSGATEVEKRAVFDAAKAAGAREVMLIHEPSAAAIGAGLPVMDVQGTMIVDIGGGTTEVAAVAMGGVVVSRSLRVAGDELDQDIINYIRNKYNLFIGERMAEKVKIAIGSAFPLSEELTMEVRGRNLVTGLPESIEVSSVEIREAISQSIGVIVKTIRDALDEAPPEILADLIDSGICLAGGCSQLKNLADRLSADLRVRVWVAEDPLTCVVRGCGIVLQNKDEYLSFLVGIEREPTTRMILT; translated from the coding sequence TTGGCATTTTCCCCCTTTAACTGGTTTTGGGGATTGTTTTCCCTCGACATCGGTATCGACTTAGGGACTGCAAATACACTGATTTATATACGCGGTAAAGGTGTGGTGATTAATGAACCCTCCTGGGTGGCAATCGAGAAACGCACACGGGACCCGATTGCAATTGGAGCACAAGCCAAAGCGATGGTTGGCAGGACGCCAGTAAATGTCGTTTCTCTGCGTCCTTTAAGGGATGGTGTGATCTCTGAATATGACATTACCCAGGCGCTATTGGAATACTTCATTGGAAAAGCCCATCAACAGAGCATTGTTCCCCTTCCGAAACCGAGAGTTGTTGTGGGCATCCCTTCAGGTGCTACAGAGGTAGAAAAAAGAGCGGTTTTTGATGCAGCGAAAGCTGCCGGCGCCAGGGAGGTGATGTTAATTCACGAACCTTCTGCAGCCGCGATTGGCGCTGGTTTACCGGTTATGGATGTGCAGGGAACAATGATTGTCGATATCGGTGGCGGGACAACGGAAGTGGCAGCCGTTGCGATGGGGGGAGTGGTTGTCTCCAGATCCTTACGTGTTGCAGGCGATGAACTTGACCAGGACATTATTAACTATATTCGAAATAAATATAATTTATTCATTGGTGAAAGAATGGCAGAAAAGGTGAAAATCGCCATTGGATCTGCATTCCCGCTGAGTGAGGAACTCACCATGGAGGTGCGTGGCAGGAATTTAGTAACAGGCTTACCAGAATCCATCGAGGTGTCATCGGTTGAGATTCGCGAGGCGATTTCACAATCGATTGGGGTGATCGTTAAGACAATCCGTGACGCTCTTGATGAGGCACCACCTGAAATACTTGCTGATCTGATTGATAGCGGAATCTGCCTGGCTGGTGGTTGCTCGCAGTTAAAAAATCTGGCAGACCGATTATCAGCCGACTTACGCGTTCGAGTTTGGGTAGCGGAAGATCCCTTAACATGTGTTGTACGGGGGTGCGGTATCGTTTTACAGAATAAAGATGAGTATTTAAGTTTTCTGGTTGGTATAGAACGGGAGCCAACAACTCGGATGATATTAACATAA
- a CDS encoding DUF58 domain-containing protein yields the protein MTGVSFLLTRLPWLSPNPIYLRLTVTLLVIIAVSALWTIFSLSGVQLNRTSRETRKQVGEVHTEEYEIVNRFSLPKIWLKITDQSQLLGGTGSKVVTGIGGKKTRTHIGMTLLQKRGWYELGPTQLESGDIFGLFLRRKQVESSQRLLVIPYIFDIQFFLAPFGILPGGRALREKTLEVTPYAAGVREYVPGDPLRRIHWPSSERKQMLIVKEFEKDPLAEVWIFLDARKNVHIRSDEYGSSDLHQIWWGRYKKAYRLPPDTAEYSISIAASLAKYYINHKREVCLVSSGQNYSILPAERGERQLGKILETLAVVEAEGKLPIWALVSTHVNRLARGTTVVIISPETDARLLTIAMDLMHRGLVPVIVLIDPSGFGGSQGSKELSQKLFAMGVFTFVINEGDDIKEILETPQTIMTRHGFLRVGVENR from the coding sequence TTGACCGGAGTAAGCTTCCTGCTCACGCGCCTGCCCTGGCTTTCTCCAAACCCAATTTACCTGCGCCTTACCGTGACACTACTTGTGATCATCGCGGTAAGCGCTTTGTGGACAATTTTCTCTTTATCGGGAGTTCAGCTCAATCGGACCTCAAGAGAAACCCGAAAACAGGTCGGTGAGGTCCACACAGAGGAATATGAAATTGTCAATCGTTTTTCGCTGCCCAAAATTTGGTTAAAAATCACCGATCAATCTCAACTTTTGGGTGGGACAGGCTCGAAGGTGGTCACTGGCATAGGGGGCAAAAAAACCAGGACTCATATTGGGATGACTTTGCTGCAAAAAAGGGGTTGGTACGAGCTTGGCCCGACACAGCTTGAATCGGGGGATATCTTTGGGTTGTTCTTGCGTCGTAAACAGGTTGAGTCAAGTCAGCGATTACTGGTCATCCCATACATATTTGACATACAATTTTTCTTGGCTCCCTTTGGCATCTTGCCCGGTGGTCGCGCATTAAGAGAAAAAACACTTGAGGTTACGCCTTATGCAGCAGGCGTTCGCGAATATGTTCCAGGAGATCCCCTCAGGAGGATCCATTGGCCGTCTTCAGAACGCAAGCAAATGTTGATCGTTAAAGAATTCGAAAAAGACCCATTAGCAGAAGTGTGGATATTTCTTGATGCGCGTAAAAATGTCCATATTCGAAGTGATGAATACGGATCTTCGGATTTGCATCAAATATGGTGGGGTCGCTATAAAAAAGCTTACAGGTTGCCACCGGACACAGCAGAATACTCGATATCAATTGCTGCCTCGCTCGCTAAATATTACATTAACCACAAACGAGAGGTATGTTTGGTCTCTTCTGGTCAAAATTATTCAATCCTGCCTGCCGAGCGCGGCGAACGTCAATTGGGTAAAATTCTTGAAACCCTGGCTGTAGTCGAAGCTGAAGGCAAACTCCCGATTTGGGCTTTGGTAAGCACGCACGTTAACCGTTTAGCCCGAGGCACCACAGTGGTAATTATCTCACCTGAAACGGATGCACGTCTTTTGACCATTGCTATGGATTTGATGCACAGAGGCCTGGTTCCCGTTATTGTGCTTATCGACCCCTCTGGTTTCGGAGGGTCGCAGGGGTCCAAAGAATTGTCGCAGAAACTTTTCGCCATGGGTGTGTTTACCTTTGTCATCAATGAGGGCGATGATATCAAAGAAATCTTGGAAACCCCTCAAACGATCATGACCAGGCATGGTTTTCTTCGAGTTGGGGTCGAAAATCGGTAG
- a CDS encoding AAA family ATPase has product MAVDIIPVQNLANKLKTNLSKVIIGKDTSIALTIVAFLCQGHVLIEDVPGVGKTMLARSLAASLGCSFKRIQFTPDMLPSDVTGVSIYNQNTREFEFRPGPLMAQIVLADEINRATPKTQSALLEAMEERQMTVDGITHTLPVPFMVLATQNPIEYEGTFPLPEAQLDRFLIRIDIGYTSLGNEIRILEEQQLVHPIMELMPVVSVDEIINAQNTIKNIHVSEHVKQYIVQMVRETRKHPDVFLGASPRGSLGLFKAGQALAALDGRDFVLPDDIKMLAPYVLSHRVMVSPSARLTDVSASRIVREILETLPVPAGDLDGGVM; this is encoded by the coding sequence ATGGCTGTTGACATAATCCCGGTACAGAATCTGGCAAATAAACTCAAAACAAATTTGAGTAAAGTAATTATCGGAAAGGACACATCAATCGCATTGACGATCGTTGCTTTCTTATGCCAGGGTCATGTCCTTATTGAAGATGTGCCGGGCGTTGGAAAGACGATGCTGGCGCGCAGCCTGGCAGCCTCACTGGGATGTTCGTTTAAACGGATTCAATTTACACCGGACATGCTTCCAAGTGATGTGACAGGGGTTTCGATTTACAACCAGAATACACGTGAGTTCGAATTCAGACCAGGACCGTTAATGGCACAAATTGTGCTTGCTGATGAGATCAATCGGGCCACGCCCAAAACGCAATCGGCGCTGCTGGAGGCAATGGAAGAACGGCAGATGACCGTGGATGGCATCACCCATACGCTGCCCGTACCTTTTATGGTTTTAGCTACCCAGAATCCCATCGAATACGAAGGCACTTTTCCGTTGCCTGAAGCACAGTTGGATCGTTTCTTAATACGCATCGATATCGGCTACACCTCCCTGGGAAACGAAATCAGGATTCTGGAGGAACAGCAACTGGTCCATCCGATCATGGAACTCATGCCTGTTGTGTCCGTTGATGAGATCATCAATGCCCAAAATACGATCAAAAACATTCATGTATCAGAGCACGTAAAACAGTATATTGTCCAGATGGTACGAGAGACTCGCAAACACCCGGATGTATTTCTCGGCGCCAGCCCGCGGGGAAGCCTGGGTCTTTTTAAAGCCGGCCAGGCTCTGGCAGCCCTGGATGGCAGGGATTTTGTTTTGCCTGATGATATCAAAATGCTTGCCCCTTATGTATTGTCGCATCGTGTGATGGTAAGCCCATCTGCTCGTTTAACCGATGTCAGCGCGTCACGGATCGTGAGAGAAATATTGGAGACCTTGCCCGTTCCTGCGGGAGATCTGGATGGTGGTGTAATGTGA
- a CDS encoding zinc ribbon domain-containing protein: MSESLTLFRLQKLDTEIDQSRSRLEEIERLLSDDRRLMIATKNHEKAQQNLKDARIKLKLIEDKVEALRIKRKNSQNALFSGNIKNPKELQDLQMETEALQRYIAQLEDEQLETMINHETAEEEYQLAENELKQVKALLIQENAVLVGEQSKLNDTLSRLLREKEAVLQATSQKNQSLYNQLRERKRGVAVVSIVDGSCGICGQAITPADLQAVRSSSVLVFCSSCGRILYEG; the protein is encoded by the coding sequence ATGAGTGAATCGTTAACCCTTTTCCGCCTGCAAAAACTTGATACCGAAATCGATCAATCCAGATCGCGCCTTGAAGAAATAGAACGATTGCTCAGCGATGATCGCCGGCTAATGATCGCCACCAAAAACCATGAAAAAGCACAACAAAATCTGAAGGACGCCCGCATCAAACTGAAGTTGATCGAAGACAAGGTAGAAGCGCTAAGGATAAAACGTAAAAACAGTCAAAATGCACTTTTTAGTGGCAATATTAAGAATCCAAAGGAATTACAAGACCTTCAAATGGAAACAGAAGCGCTCCAACGCTACATTGCCCAATTAGAAGATGAACAATTGGAAACAATGATCAATCACGAAACCGCAGAAGAGGAATACCAGCTTGCTGAAAACGAACTCAAGCAAGTCAAAGCTTTATTAATCCAAGAAAATGCTGTTTTGGTGGGCGAACAATCAAAACTGAATGACACGCTCAGCCGATTGCTCCGAGAAAAAGAGGCGGTTCTTCAAGCCACCTCTCAAAAAAATCAGAGTCTGTACAATCAACTCCGAGAGCGAAAGCGAGGGGTTGCCGTTGTATCAATTGTCGATGGCAGTTGTGGCATCTGCGGCCAGGCGATAACGCCTGCAGACCTGCAAGCAGTACGATCCTCCAGTGTCCTGGTTTTTTGCTCCTCCTGCGGGAGAATACTATACGAAGGTTGA
- a CDS encoding YggT family protein, producing MGLIIIVVNASIRILILAVFIYVLLRYFLDPNHPIITTLGRIVEPLLAPIKKHVPPIGGLDLSPLILMVGLQILGMVLVSVLRRFG from the coding sequence ATGGGTTTAATCATCATTGTTGTCAACGCATCAATCAGAATTTTAATTCTTGCAGTTTTTATTTATGTACTGCTGCGGTATTTTTTGGACCCCAATCACCCGATAATCACGACCCTGGGGAGGATTGTTGAGCCTCTTTTAGCCCCGATTAAAAAACATGTCCCACCAATCGGTGGATTGGATTTGAGCCCCCTGATTCTGATGGTTGGCCTTCAAATCTTGGGGATGGTGCTTGTCTCTGTATTGAGAAGGTTTGGATAA
- a CDS encoding YggS family pyridoxal phosphate-dependent enzyme, with product MIELSFSEKVALIEENLATIKTRMVKSAEKGGREAKDIKLVAVTKLLPLETIKAGIAAGLRDFGENYPEQAYEKIRALAGDEKLTWHMIGHIQSRKTRTVCSYFDWVHAVDRLKIARYLDRYCAEINRIMPILIEVNVSGEESKHGWNAWDENSWPDLVAQFKEISLFPHIKIHGLMSMPPFFDDPEKTRPFYQRLGRLQQFLKDQLPEISWDELSIGTSFDYEVAIEEGATIIRLGTTIFGARP from the coding sequence ATGATTGAATTGAGCTTCTCAGAAAAAGTTGCCCTAATAGAAGAAAACCTGGCAACGATCAAGACACGGATGGTGAAATCTGCCGAGAAGGGCGGGCGTGAGGCTAAGGATATTAAACTGGTCGCAGTGACAAAGCTGTTGCCTTTAGAGACGATTAAAGCTGGTATTGCTGCAGGTTTACGCGACTTTGGAGAAAACTACCCGGAACAAGCTTATGAGAAAATTCGTGCATTGGCTGGAGATGAAAAGCTTACCTGGCACATGATCGGCCACATTCAAAGCCGAAAGACACGTACTGTTTGCAGCTATTTTGATTGGGTCCATGCTGTTGATCGATTGAAAATTGCCCGGTACCTGGACCGCTACTGTGCGGAAATCAACCGAATCATGCCCATTTTGATCGAAGTGAACGTGAGCGGTGAAGAAAGCAAACACGGTTGGAACGCTTGGGATGAAAACTCTTGGCCCGATCTGGTGGCACAATTCAAGGAAATCTCACTTTTTCCGCACATAAAAATTCATGGGTTGATGAGCATGCCGCCTTTCTTTGACGACCCTGAAAAGACACGCCCCTTTTATCAACGACTGGGACGTTTACAGCAATTTTTAAAAGATCAATTACCTGAAATTTCCTGGGACGAGCTTTCGATTGGGACAAGCTTTGATTATGAAGTAGCGATTGAAGAAGGTGCTACAATCATTCGACTTGGAACGACGATTTTTGGGGCCAGGCCTTAA
- the pgeF gene encoding peptidoglycan editing factor PgeF has product MGFYEKDGLRYYQFESFKSLPVFHAILTRRGGISQPPFDSLNTGGTVGDDPQAVSSNLKKIFTAFGRDLSSRFDVWQVHGDQVVCADSPRNLDAPYQRADGILTANTNITLFMRFADCVPILLVDPQARAVGIVHAGWQGTYRRVAQRAVEKMSAGFGSRPESLLAGIGPSICQSCYEVGSDVLRLFQAHLGADGKRYFQQQDGGLHLDLWKANQEILYQAGVQQVEVSRVCTACNVEDWYSHRGEKGKTGRFAVIMGIKDH; this is encoded by the coding sequence ATGGGTTTTTATGAGAAAGACGGTCTGCGTTATTACCAGTTTGAAAGTTTTAAAAGCCTTCCGGTATTCCACGCAATTTTGACACGAAGAGGTGGCATCAGTCAGCCGCCCTTTGATAGTTTAAACACTGGCGGAACGGTGGGAGACGATCCGCAAGCAGTTTCGAGTAACCTTAAAAAGATATTTACTGCCTTCGGTCGTGATCTTTCTTCCCGATTTGATGTTTGGCAGGTGCATGGTGACCAGGTTGTTTGTGCAGACTCACCAAGAAACCTGGATGCTCCCTACCAAAGGGCGGATGGCATCCTGACCGCGAACACCAATATCACTCTATTTATGCGCTTTGCTGACTGCGTGCCAATCCTGCTGGTTGACCCTCAGGCACGAGCCGTCGGCATCGTCCACGCGGGATGGCAGGGTACTTACCGACGCGTAGCCCAAAGAGCGGTTGAGAAAATGTCCGCCGGTTTTGGTTCCCGCCCCGAATCATTGTTGGCAGGAATTGGACCTTCGATTTGCCAGAGCTGCTATGAGGTTGGCTCCGATGTATTGCGCTTATTTCAGGCACATTTAGGTGCTGATGGAAAACGGTATTTTCAGCAGCAGGACGGAGGGCTTCACCTGGATCTATGGAAGGCTAACCAGGAGATCCTCTATCAAGCTGGGGTGCAGCAAGTTGAAGTCTCGAGAGTCTGTACCGCATGCAATGTTGAAGATTGGTATTCCCATCGTGGAGAGAAGGGGAAAACTGGACGATTTGCAGTGATCATGGGCATCAAAGATCATTAA
- a CDS encoding DUF2085 domain-containing protein: MIQVTLFISKKDRRLEEIVHLLKQIQNEHPHALTIIDIDREPILESEFGSKAPVLDIGVYRLVKTFGIDEITLAFEKAEARLDEARSKGNLVLVKRISQPLQMEKSDRFSYWFSKNFMLILNFFVFLYVFLALLAPGLMKLGLETSAKSIYTVYSPLCHQLGYRSFFLFGEQLFYPSNLADMEGFITFEQASGINENEINASRRFLGNEFMGYKTALCQRDMAIYSVILVFGFVFSLTGKKIKPIPWYVWVLFGLGPIGLDGFSQLLSQTGWAIFEWIPLRESTPLFRVVTGALFGLASAWFGYPYLEESIKENRNEMQLKQAVVMQIEEQMERHS, from the coding sequence ATGATACAGGTAACATTGTTTATTTCAAAAAAGGATCGACGACTTGAAGAGATTGTCCACCTGCTGAAACAGATTCAAAATGAGCATCCCCATGCCTTAACCATCATCGATATCGATCGCGAACCCATCCTGGAATCTGAATTCGGGAGCAAAGCACCTGTTTTAGACATTGGCGTTTATCGTTTGGTCAAGACCTTTGGAATCGATGAAATTACTCTTGCCTTCGAAAAAGCTGAAGCAAGGCTGGATGAAGCACGGTCAAAGGGTAACCTGGTATTAGTAAAACGGATTTCACAACCTTTGCAGATGGAAAAATCGGATCGCTTTTCCTACTGGTTTTCCAAAAATTTCATGTTGATTCTGAATTTCTTTGTGTTTTTGTATGTCTTCCTTGCTTTACTTGCGCCAGGGCTAATGAAATTGGGTTTGGAAACTTCAGCTAAAAGTATTTACACTGTGTACAGTCCCTTATGTCACCAGTTGGGTTATCGCTCATTTTTCCTATTTGGCGAGCAGCTCTTCTATCCCAGCAACCTGGCGGATATGGAGGGCTTCATCACTTTCGAGCAAGCTTCTGGAATAAATGAGAACGAAATTAATGCTTCTCGTCGCTTTTTAGGCAATGAGTTTATGGGGTATAAAACCGCATTATGTCAGCGCGATATGGCAATTTACAGTGTGATCCTTGTGTTTGGTTTCGTGTTCTCACTGACCGGTAAGAAGATAAAACCAATACCATGGTATGTATGGGTCCTGTTTGGCCTGGGACCGATTGGTCTGGACGGGTTCTCGCAGTTGCTCAGCCAGACAGGATGGGCAATCTTTGAGTGGATTCCGCTTCGAGAAAGCACGCCGCTGTTCCGCGTGGTGACGGGTGCTTTGTTTGGTTTGGCTTCAGCCTGGTTTGGTTATCCATACCTGGAAGAATCGATCAAGGAAAACCGAAATGAGATGCAATTAAAACAGGCGGTGGTCATGCAGATTGAAGAACAGATGGAGCGTCATTCTTAA
- a CDS encoding TlpA family protein disulfide reductase: MKNLKNKHWLIDVGLIFLIIGLGILVVLELRQSILLKRQQVNPPSNETVSEITVPEGTNPNPETITEELSPEEQSSDLFTLDGKPVALEDYQGTPMLVNFWATWCPPCLAEMPLFQSYAERYDDRLVVLAINAGEDESVVRNFVDQHGFELTFLLDPTSAVVHQNKVFGFPTTLFFNESGELVKTHIGELNADLIERYLLLLGLNE, translated from the coding sequence GTGAAGAATCTGAAAAACAAACACTGGCTGATTGACGTTGGATTAATTTTCCTGATTATCGGGCTAGGCATATTGGTGGTGCTTGAGCTACGCCAGTCTATTCTGTTGAAACGGCAGCAGGTTAACCCGCCTTCAAATGAAACGGTATCGGAAATCACGGTGCCCGAGGGTACCAACCCGAATCCTGAAACCATCACAGAAGAACTCAGCCCCGAGGAACAAAGCTCTGATTTATTTACGCTGGATGGAAAACCGGTTGCATTGGAAGATTACCAGGGCACACCCATGCTGGTAAATTTTTGGGCAACCTGGTGTCCGCCCTGTCTTGCAGAAATGCCCTTATTTCAAAGTTATGCAGAGCGCTATGATGATCGATTGGTCGTTCTGGCTATCAACGCAGGTGAAGATGAATCGGTAGTGCGCAATTTTGTTGATCAACATGGGTTTGAATTAACCTTCCTATTGGATCCAACCAGTGCGGTTGTCCATCAAAACAAGGTTTTTGGTTTTCCAACAACGTTGTTTTTTAATGAGTCAGGCGAATTGGTAAAAACCCACATTGGTGAATTAAATGCTGATTTGATTGAGCGGTATTTATTATTATTGGGGTTGAACGAATGA
- a CDS encoding cytochrome c biogenesis CcdA family protein — translation MDTIKVSIGLAFLAGLASFFSPCVFSLVPAYVGYLSGRSISAQEAGVNKLRTFLHGLAFVLGFSFVFISLGLAFSVFSLFFYQIRDILAKAGGVIIILFGMQMTGLINIPFLNYDFRPQSKLSQGSGFFASFLMGVVFSAGWSPCVGPTLGLILTLAIERANIGQGVSLLSIYSLGMALPFLIAALGVGWVTDVLRKYGKVMHRIQIVMGILLILVGVMLFLGIYQQLATFDRLIDFGI, via the coding sequence ATGGATACCATCAAAGTTTCGATTGGGCTGGCTTTTTTGGCAGGTCTGGCTTCCTTCTTTTCCCCCTGCGTTTTCTCGCTTGTGCCAGCTTACGTGGGTTATTTAAGTGGGCGGTCGATCTCTGCTCAGGAAGCAGGCGTTAACAAACTCAGGACTTTTTTACATGGTCTGGCTTTTGTGCTGGGGTTCAGTTTTGTGTTTATTTCGCTGGGATTGGCTTTTTCTGTATTCAGTCTGTTTTTCTATCAAATCCGCGATATACTGGCTAAGGCTGGAGGTGTGATTATCATCCTGTTCGGCATGCAAATGACAGGGCTGATCAATATTCCTTTTTTGAATTATGATTTCAGACCTCAATCTAAACTGAGCCAGGGAAGTGGCTTTTTTGCGTCATTTTTGATGGGTGTGGTTTTTTCTGCTGGATGGTCACCCTGCGTGGGACCGACATTGGGATTAATCCTGACCCTGGCAATCGAACGAGCCAATATCGGGCAGGGTGTCAGTCTACTCAGTATATATTCTCTTGGAATGGCTTTGCCTTTCTTAATAGCGGCTCTGGGGGTAGGATGGGTGACGGATGTATTAAGAAAATACGGTAAAGTGATGCATCGCATTCAAATTGTGATGGGCATTCTTTTAATTCTGGTTGGCGTGATGCTATTCTTAGGCATCTATCAGCAATTAGCAACGTTTGATCGTCTAATTGATTTTGGGATCTGA
- a CDS encoding L,D-transpeptidase, with protein sequence MMRKDQISRREFLKLSALALGGLAIRGSGLGKILSEGSQLLQPESTLPDFPVNQQLGRICVGEPGTRIPIRSEPYIDAPTVGSAWFDDVFVWKQEVIAKHLDRLRINQRWVETPEGYIYADDMQRVRHIPQEPLAELPEMPDGSRGMWVEITTPYIDIDLTKPKETYQFWVKDPHVIYPRVRYSQVYWASDIRRNPTTGRPQYLLMQKVGAYPDTYWVDAHVCKPIMPEDIAPINPGVGDKHILIQMRGVGNQTLTCFEGNQEVFFTTVTTGGRNFETGEWITPLGKHTPWRKNIAMHYSQDGRFMPGFDLPGVGWNFGIEPNGVYIHSTYWHNAFGIMKSNGCINCRLEDAKWIWRWVEPEVPYQEGDLIWTGFGKSTPVTVEVVS encoded by the coding sequence ATGATGCGAAAAGATCAAATTTCTCGACGTGAATTTCTAAAGCTTTCAGCTCTGGCATTGGGTGGGCTGGCAATCAGAGGCAGTGGGCTGGGAAAAATTTTGAGTGAGGGCAGCCAATTACTACAACCTGAATCCACACTGCCAGATTTCCCCGTAAACCAGCAATTAGGTCGCATATGTGTCGGTGAACCAGGCACGCGTATTCCGATCAGAAGCGAGCCTTACATTGATGCCCCAACAGTTGGTTCTGCCTGGTTTGATGATGTTTTTGTCTGGAAACAAGAGGTCATCGCCAAGCACTTGGATCGACTGCGGATTAATCAGAGGTGGGTTGAAACGCCAGAAGGTTATATTTATGCTGATGACATGCAAAGAGTACGACATATCCCCCAGGAACCGCTGGCAGAACTTCCGGAAATGCCTGATGGTTCGCGCGGAATGTGGGTAGAGATTACCACCCCTTATATTGACATTGACCTGACGAAACCCAAGGAAACTTACCAGTTCTGGGTAAAAGATCCACATGTGATCTACCCCAGAGTACGGTATTCCCAGGTTTATTGGGCATCTGATATTCGCCGGAACCCTACAACCGGTCGACCGCAATATTTATTGATGCAAAAAGTGGGTGCCTACCCCGATACCTATTGGGTAGATGCCCATGTGTGTAAGCCGATCATGCCTGAAGATATTGCCCCCATAAATCCGGGGGTCGGCGATAAACATATCTTAATCCAAATGCGTGGCGTGGGAAATCAAACCCTGACCTGTTTCGAAGGTAACCAGGAGGTATTTTTTACCACTGTGACAACCGGGGGGCGGAATTTTGAAACCGGAGAATGGATTACACCCCTCGGTAAGCATACACCCTGGCGTAAAAACATCGCCATGCATTACAGCCAGGACGGTCGTTTTATGCCGGGTTTTGATTTACCTGGCGTGGGATGGAATTTTGGCATTGAACCCAATGGCGTTTACATCCATTCAACATACTGGCACAATGCCTTCGGTATCATGAAATCGAACGGGTGCATCAATTGCCGGCTTGAAGACGCCAAGTGGATCTGGCGCTGGGTTGAGCCCGAAGTCCCTTATCAGGAAGGGGATCTCATCTGGACTGGATTTGGAAAATCGACGCCAGTCACCGTTGAGGTCGTATCTTAA